A genome region from Sceloporus undulatus isolate JIND9_A2432 ecotype Alabama chromosome 1, SceUnd_v1.1, whole genome shotgun sequence includes the following:
- the CTLA4 gene encoding cytotoxic T-lymphocyte protein 4, with amino-acid sequence MMGLFLTVLFSSIVAGLSKVMEVTQPAFIVAKSQGPVNFPCELKNTGDAKELRMTLLKQRGNESIGICASSLPTEDDNPFSTKEDGIQCQVHPGRESVNVTLWGLKSIDAGLYVCQMEWIYPPPYYSVMSSGTQLYVVDTEPCPVVYPYLWIPVTVVSGFLGYSILITIYIVTKVLRKSRHFTPGIYEKIIPV; translated from the exons ATGATGGGACTTTTCCTCACTGTTCTCTTTTCCAGCATAGTGGCTGGCCTCTCCAAAG TCATGGAAGTGACTCAGCCAGCTTTCATAGTGGCAAAAAGTCAAGGGCCTGTTAACTTCCCATGTGAATTAAAAAATACTGGGGATGCAAAGGAACTCAGAATGACTTTACTGAAACAGAGAGGCAATGAGTCCATCGGGATCTGTGCATCATCCCTTCCTACTGAGGACGACAACCCATTCAGCACAAAGGAGGATGGCATCCAGTGTCAGGTCCATCCTGGCAGGGAGAGTGTCAATGTTACCCTTTGGGGCTTAAAGTCCATTGATGCTGGACTGTACGTGTGCCAGATGGAATGGATTTATCCTCCACCATACTACTCAGTCATGTCAAGTGGGACCCAGCTTTATGTTGTTG ACACAGAGCCGTGCCCAGTTGTCTATCCGTATCTTTGGATCCCTGTGACAGTAGTTTCTGGATTCCTTGGCTACAGCATTTTAATCACAATCTACATTGTAACAAAGGTG TTACGAAAAAGCAGACATTTTACTCCTGGGATCTATGAGAAAATTATACCAGTGTAA